The sequence AAAAGATTCGGTTGGCTCAAGGCGTCGCGCCCCGCGATATAAGACGTTCTGAAAAGAAGCGGCGGGAGTATCACATAGAAAAGAGTCTTCATGAGGGCCGCGACGTCCTCCGCCGAATAAAATCCGCGGGCACGGAGCCGGTTGCCCGTCAAAATGATGATCAGCAGCGGAAGCACAAGAAAAAATCCATACATGAGGCTCTCCCCTTCACAGACGTCAGGTAAATATTATAAGCCCAGGAGCGCCGAAAACGACCATAGGGCCGGCGGATAAAAAACGCTCCCAAACGAGGCGAAGGATAACCTGGCATTATATTCGGCATCGCCATCGCCCCTTTCCGTAATTTCAGCCGGCGGCTTCATTTGCCGCGAAGCGTTGCCTGGCTTATCTGATATTTTCATTTTACGGCGAGTGTACGACACTTTAAGGGGGCAGTTGGAAGAGATTAGAATTTGCGCGGCACGCGAAAGCCAAAGGCGCGTATCATCCGCGACGACATAAATTTTCCCGACGAAAAAGCCGCTCGCCTTTTATGGCAAGCGGCTCTGCGGTTTTTTCATATATGGACGAATCATCCTGTAGAACTATTCGTTATCCGTTTTCATCTTTTAAAAGAATTTTACGGCCGAAATATCATTCTTCTCTTCTGCCCAATTGTTCCAGCATCCAGCCGCGCAGGACTACCGCGTGGTTGCAGGCGGGGCTTTTAGCAGCGTACAGGAGCAAGACGTCCTCTTTTTCCAGAAGCGCGGCCATTTCCTTCGTAAAGGCTTCCGCGTTCGGATTGCCCTCCAACTCCGAGCGATAAGCGGCCGCGAAAGCGTCAAAGCGCTCTTCCGCGTGGGCAAACCATTTACGAAGCTCCGAGGAAGGCGCTACCTCCTTAGCCCATCGGTCGAGCCGCAGAGCCTCCTTGCGGAGCCCGCGCGGCCACAGCCGGTCTACCAATACGCGATACCCCTGCACATCGCCCCCGAGGTCATACACACGCAGCAGTTTCAATTCGCGCGTCATAGAGCTGGACCACCTCTTTCGAATAACAAATCCCAAGCCGTAACCCGCCGAGCCGATACAAGCCATGCCTGGCTTTCGGCATCAACGCAAAACGAAATCCGCAGTAGTCCCGCTTAAAGGCCTTTCAGCGACGCGCTTCTCTTCGGCTCGGCTTTCAGCGGCACCGCCAGGACCTCTTCCGCCTCCATCGTATCAACGAGCAGCTTTTCCACGCCTTCCGCGTCCTCCCTGCGGCACTCGCACACTATGGAGTCGTGGACCTGCAGAATCGTCATAGCCGACGGGAAGGCTTTTTCGAGCGCGAGGTCGAATTTCATCAGCGCGATCTTGGCGATATCCGATGCGGTGCTCTGTATCGGCG is a genomic window of Synergistes jonesii containing:
- a CDS encoding DUF488 domain-containing protein, with product MTRELKLLRVYDLGGDVQGYRVLVDRLWPRGLRKEALRLDRWAKEVAPSSELRKWFAHAEERFDAFAAAYRSELEGNPNAEAFTKEMAALLEKEDVLLLYAAKSPACNHAVVLRGWMLEQLGRREE